One stretch of Danio rerio strain Tuebingen ecotype United States chromosome 6, GRCz12tu, whole genome shotgun sequence DNA includes these proteins:
- the mgat3b gene encoding beta-1,4-mannosyl-glycoprotein 4-beta-N-acetylglucosaminyltransferase — translation MKMRRHRVFLICTVGLCVISFLHYYKALHYVSLLRELSAPYPNIKSFIMVTGFFWKEGSTMSSATPEEAPPDGKLQAAGGLELDLDTGQEPEAPQPWRRPEEVQRRSSSTTEVHKVGLVPWKPSSPTDPKADPQRESEVRSAINKLQPRHVSTPDPLETLGDLHRRSHLLQDDRSPYFVRTKAGALCFRQGTEVAPPKDETLKVKPSAAGVIQRRILQKPDESKTSGKSVEESRLSRGKPKRGKRLVKCVCRAGWHGPYCGVPTMVYHSNLPTKERLTPRETPRRVINAINVNHEFDLLHVRFRELLQAVDVFLVCESNFTAYGERRPLRFLNLLLNGTYDYVRHKILYVFLDHFPDGGRQDGWIADDYLRTFLTRNGISRVAGMRPDDVFLINDADEIPAQEGILFLKLFDGWTEPFAIHMRKSLYGFFWKQLGSLEVVSGCTVGMLRDVYDNDGIRLRRREYYTMPGFRKYENDTGHILVQWSIGSPFHFAGWHCSWCFTPEGIHFKLISAQNGDFPRWGDYEDKRDLNYIRELIRTGGWFDGSVQEYPPSDPKEHMYAPKYMLEHYDLYRYLLENPYAKQFKPGGA, via the exons ATGAAAATGAGACGTCACAGGGTTTTCTTGATTTGCACGGTGGGACTGTGTGTCATTTCCTTCCTGCATTACTACAAGGCTCTGCACTATGTGTCCCTGCTGAGGGAACTGTCTGCACCCTACCCCAACATCAAGTCCTTCATCATGGTCACCGGGTTCTTCTGGAAGGAGGGCAGCACCATGTCCAGTGCGACCCCAGAGGAAGCGCCGCCGGATGGGAAGTTGCAGGCCGCAGGAGGCCTGGAGCTGGATCTGGATACGGGACAGGAGCCTGAAGCACCACAGCCTTGGAGGAGACCTGAAGAAGTGCAGCGCAGGAGCTCCAGCACCACCGAG GTTCATAAGGTGGGTTTGGTCCCCTGGAAGCCCAGCAGCCCGACCGACCCAAAAGCCGACCCTCAGAGAGAGTCTGAAGTGAGATCCGCCATAAACAAACTCCAGCCGCGCCACGTTTCGACTCCGGACCCACTGGAAACTCTTGGCGATCTGCACCGGCGCTCACACCTGCTCCAGGACGACCGCAGCCCGTACTTCGTGCGCACTAAAGCGGGCGCGCTGTGCTTCCGGCAGGGCACAGAAGTGGCACCACCCAAAGACGAAACGCTAAAAGTGAAACCCAGCGCCGCAGGAGTGATCCAGCGGAGAATACTGCAGAAACCCGACGAGTCCAAGACTTCGGGAAAATCAGTGGAGGAATCCAGACTCTCTCGGGGGAAGCCAAAACGCGGAAAGAGACTAGTAAAGTGTGTTTGTCGTGCGGGATGGCACGGCCCGTACTGCGGTGTACCCACAATGGTGTACCACTCCAATCTGCCAACCAAGGAGAGGCTGACGCCTCGTGAAACTCCTCGGCGTGTAATTAACGCCATTAACGTAAACCACGAGTTCGACCTGCTGCACGTGCGCTTTCGGGAGCTCCTGCAGGCGGTCGATGTGTTTCTGGTATGTGAGTCTAACTTTACGGCGTACGGTGAGAGGCGTCCGCTCAGGTTCCTCAATCTGCTGCTCAACGGGACGTACGATTACGTGCGGCACAAGATCCTCTACGTCTTCCTGGATCATTTCCCAGACGGCGGCCGACAGGACGGGTGGATTGCAGATGATTACCTGCGCACCTTCCTGACCCGAAACGGGATATCTCGGGTTGCAGGAATGCGTCCGGATGATGTCTTTCTCATCAACGATGCTGATGAAATCCCGGCTCAAGAAGGAATTCTGTTCCTTAAGCTGTTCGACGGCTGGACGGAGCCTTTCGCTATTCACATGCGTAAATCTCTGTATGGGTTTTTCTGGAAGCAGCTGGGCTCGCTGGAGGTGGTGTCCGGGTGCACCGTCGGGATGTTGAGGGACGTCTATGATAACGATGGGATTCGGCTGCGGAGACGGGAATATTACACCATGCCGGGATTTCGGAAGTACGAGAATGACACTGGACACATCCTGGTGCAGTGGTCCATCGGGAGCCCGTTTCATTTCGCAGGCTGGCACTGCTCCTGGTGTTTCACACCAGAGGGAATTCACTTCAAACTCATTTCAGCCCAAAACGGCGACTTTCCTCGCTGGGGCGACTACGAGGACAAGCGAGACCTCAACTACATCCGGGAGCTGATCCGCACCGGCGGCTGGTTCGACGGCTCTGTGCAGGAGTACCCACCCTCGGACCCTAAGGAGCACATGTACGCCCCCAAATACATGTTGGAGCATTATGATCTCTACCGATACCTGTTGGAGAACCCGTACGCCAAACAGTTTAAACCAGGAGGCGCGTAG